One segment of Phragmites australis chromosome 13, lpPhrAust1.1, whole genome shotgun sequence DNA contains the following:
- the LOC133887759 gene encoding uncharacterized protein LOC133887759: protein MGTKVYACAYLLALVGVVLAHAGPVAGYGFKATFAASGPGSWSGDAAALRRLMSTRLEDSVAPELTVDLDLHRRVLAGDSIRPPVLDRNKPACIGSCPARGEPYIGPGCQKIYHCRSR, encoded by the coding sequence ATGGGCACAAAGGTGTATGCCTGTGCCTATCTTCTTGCGCTCGTCGGCGTCGTGCTCGCCCACGCGGGCCCCGTCGCCGGCTATGGGTTTAAGGCCACGTTCGCAGCCAGCGGCCCGGGGTCCTGGTCCGGGGACGCGGCCGCTCTGCGGCGGCTGATGTCGACGAGGCTGGAGGACAGCGTGGCGCCGGAGCTCACGGTGGACCTGGACCTGCACCGCCGCGTCCTCGCCGGCGACAGCATCCGCCCGCCGGTGCTGGACCGCAACAAGCCGGCATGCATCGGGTCGTGCCCGGCGCGCGGGGAGCCCTACATCGGCCCGGGCTGCCAGAAGATATACCACTGCCGCAGCCGCTGA